One Pseudoalteromonas sp. NC201 DNA segment encodes these proteins:
- a CDS encoding glycerophosphodiester phosphodiesterase family protein, producing MNKISVCSAIVAALLLSACDDDSVEVVQVEKPVITTETEIKVVEVPVIVEVPAGSASAMQVGTRPDFLIQDMEDSALKTKLEQCANGPFYKTDFSIGHRGAPMQFPEHTKESYIAAAKMGAGILECDVAFTKDKELVCRHSQCDLHTTTNILATDLGQKCTTPFVPGDPENGIAAQAMCCTSDITLAEFKTLKGKMDAANSMATTVAEYMDGTANWRTDLYSSRGTLMTHAQSIELFKSLGVKMTPELKTPSVAMPFDGFTQEAYAQKMIDEYKAANVDPKNVWAQSFNRDDVVYWIKENPEFGAQAVYLDDRYEAQAVDNETMVSAEQIVHNPELLSPTMEELAADGVNIIAPPLWMLLTEEGGKIVPSPYAKAAKAAGLGIITWTLERSGHLASGGGWYYQSINGSLSGEAMIDNDGDTFKVLDVLAKEVGVIGVFSDWPATTTYYASCMGMPASI from the coding sequence ATGAATAAGATAAGCGTTTGTTCTGCGATCGTAGCTGCATTATTACTGAGTGCATGTGATGATGATTCTGTGGAGGTTGTGCAGGTTGAAAAGCCGGTGATCACAACGGAGACTGAAATAAAAGTCGTTGAAGTTCCGGTAATTGTGGAAGTGCCAGCAGGTAGCGCAAGTGCCATGCAAGTGGGCACACGGCCTGATTTCTTGATTCAAGATATGGAAGACAGTGCACTCAAAACTAAGCTTGAGCAGTGTGCTAACGGACCTTTTTATAAAACAGACTTTTCAATTGGGCACCGTGGTGCGCCAATGCAGTTTCCTGAACACACCAAAGAATCTTATATTGCGGCAGCTAAAATGGGTGCTGGGATTTTAGAGTGTGACGTTGCTTTTACCAAAGACAAAGAGCTGGTTTGTCGCCATTCACAATGTGATTTACACACTACAACAAATATTTTAGCAACGGATTTAGGCCAAAAATGTACAACACCATTTGTACCAGGCGATCCTGAAAATGGAATTGCAGCCCAAGCTATGTGTTGTACCAGCGACATTACTTTGGCTGAGTTTAAGACATTAAAAGGTAAAATGGATGCCGCGAACTCAATGGCTACAACTGTAGCGGAATATATGGATGGCACGGCAAATTGGCGCACCGATTTATATTCGAGCCGTGGCACTTTAATGACCCATGCCCAGAGTATTGAGTTATTTAAAAGTTTAGGCGTGAAAATGACGCCAGAGCTGAAGACTCCGTCTGTCGCCATGCCTTTTGACGGTTTTACACAAGAAGCCTACGCACAAAAAATGATTGACGAATATAAAGCCGCAAATGTAGATCCAAAAAATGTCTGGGCGCAGTCATTTAATCGTGACGATGTCGTCTATTGGATAAAAGAAAATCCAGAGTTTGGTGCACAGGCAGTGTATTTGGACGACAGATACGAAGCGCAAGCAGTAGACAATGAAACCATGGTATCAGCAGAGCAAATCGTGCATAACCCAGAGCTACTTTCACCAACGATGGAAGAGCTTGCAGCGGATGGTGTTAACATTATCGCACCGCCACTTTGGATGTTATTAACCGAAGAAGGGGGGAAAATCGTTCCCTCACCATATGCCAAAGCTGCAAAAGCAGCAGGGCTTGGGATCATCACTTGGACACTAGAGCGCTCTGGTCACTTAGCCAGCGGTGGTGGTTGGTATTATCAAAGCATCAACGGCAGTCTGTCAGGTGAGGCGATGATAGATAACGATGGTGATACCTTTAAAGTACTAGATGTATTGGCCAAAGAGGTTGGCGTAATCGGCGTATTCTCTGATTGGCCAGCAACGACCACTTACTACGCAAGCTGCATGGGCATGCCTGCCAGTATTTAA
- a CDS encoding CHRD domain-containing protein, producing MKKLIVSASFMLLMACSDNDDNDTVTPPPPPPAQEFSATKTFELMLSGKQEVPMNTSMQTASATVELDENLMQLRATLDYSNVEGFSAAHIHDGDLGANGDVAFAFEASDDNKVSIPITDLSEDLIEDMLDGDWYINLHTEAFPNGELRAQIVPDTVSVITFKLDGSQQVPMNESSAMGYGYASYDSTDGELYLRAVTMGVDDATAAHIHTGRIGMNGDVLVVLEQDDEVMTDWVTPDDTMIDEATLNVLLSGGHYVNVHTPEMPNGEIRGQILTDNYTVATFDLSGKQEVPAVATMASGDGYALVNMNDYEVELRVVTMGVEDATAAHIHTGRIGMNGDVLVGLEQSTDDMNVWMTPDNTMINAEIFAVLASGGHYVNVHTPSNPSGELRGQILTSNYALATFALSGQQEVPAVSTMASGDGYALVNTNDYEVELRVVTMGVEDATAAHIHTGRIGMNGDVLVGLEQSTDDMNVWMTPDNTMINAEIFAVLASGGHYVNVHTPSNPSGELRGQILTSNYALATFALSGQQEVPAVSTMASGDGYALVNTNDYEVELRVVTMGVEDATAAHIHTGRIGMNGDVLVGLEQSTDDMNVWMTPDNTMINAEIFAVLASGGHYVNVHTPANASGELRGQILTDNYTLVAFPLSGEQEVPVVTTTATGSGYALVNRNGFDLELQVLTSGVADATAAHIHTGIAGENGPVLLTLMQDSSDANRWMAPANAALTAEIFAILAGGGHYVNVHTPANPSGELRGQIVN from the coding sequence ATGAAAAAGCTTATAGTAAGTGCCAGCTTCATGCTTCTTATGGCATGCAGCGATAATGACGATAACGATACTGTTACACCTCCGCCACCGCCGCCAGCCCAAGAGTTTTCAGCGACTAAGACCTTTGAATTGATGTTATCAGGAAAGCAAGAAGTGCCGATGAATACGTCAATGCAAACCGCTTCCGCAACAGTTGAGCTTGATGAAAATCTGATGCAACTCAGAGCAACACTCGACTACAGCAACGTCGAAGGTTTTAGTGCTGCACATATTCACGATGGTGATTTGGGGGCGAATGGCGATGTGGCATTCGCCTTTGAAGCATCAGATGACAATAAAGTGAGTATTCCGATCACAGATCTGTCTGAGGATCTAATTGAGGATATGTTGGATGGTGATTGGTATATTAATCTACACACCGAAGCCTTTCCAAACGGCGAGTTACGCGCTCAGATTGTGCCTGACACGGTAAGCGTGATCACGTTTAAATTAGATGGCTCACAACAGGTGCCAATGAATGAAAGTAGTGCCATGGGGTATGGTTATGCGTCATACGACAGCACCGATGGCGAGCTTTACCTTCGCGCGGTGACTATGGGCGTTGATGATGCCACAGCTGCACATATTCACACGGGCCGCATTGGTATGAACGGCGATGTACTTGTGGTGTTAGAGCAGGACGACGAAGTAATGACAGACTGGGTAACGCCAGATGACACGATGATCGACGAAGCGACGTTGAATGTTTTGCTCTCGGGTGGACACTACGTCAATGTTCATACGCCAGAGATGCCAAACGGTGAGATCCGCGGCCAAATCCTGACGGACAATTACACAGTTGCGACATTTGACTTATCCGGCAAACAGGAAGTTCCAGCAGTAGCAACAATGGCGTCAGGGGATGGCTACGCATTGGTTAACATGAACGATTATGAAGTTGAACTTCGTGTAGTGACAATGGGTGTTGAGGATGCAACGGCGGCACATATTCATACCGGCCGGATCGGCATGAATGGTGATGTTTTAGTGGGCCTTGAGCAAAGCACCGATGATATGAATGTATGGATGACGCCAGACAACACTATGATAAATGCTGAGATTTTTGCGGTGCTCGCATCGGGTGGTCACTATGTTAATGTCCATACTCCTAGCAATCCCAGTGGTGAGCTACGTGGCCAAATTCTTACCAGCAATTATGCGCTCGCTACATTTGCGCTATCAGGACAGCAAGAGGTTCCTGCGGTATCGACCATGGCGTCAGGGGACGGCTACGCACTGGTTAACACAAACGATTATGAAGTTGAACTTCGTGTAGTGACAATGGGTGTTGAAGATGCAACGGCGGCACATATTCATACCGGCCGGATCGGCATGAATGGTGATGTTTTAGTGGGCCTTGAGCAAAGCACCGATGATATGAATGTATGGATGACGCCAGACAACACTATGATCAATGCTGAGATTTTTGCGGTGCTCGCATCAGGTGGTCACTATGTTAATGTCCATACCCCTAGCAATCCCAGTGGTGAGCTACGTGGCCAAATTCTTACCAGCAATTATGCGCTCGCTACATTTGCGCTATCAGGACAGCAAGAGGTTCCTGCGGTATCGACCATGGCGTCAGGGGACGGCTACGCACTGGTTAACACAAACGATTATGAAGTTGAACTTCGTGTAGTGACAATGGGTGTTGAGGATGCAACGGCGGCACATATTCATACCGGCCGGATCGGCATGAATGGTGATGTTTTAGTTGGCCTTGAGCAAAGCACCGATGATATGAATGTATGGATGACGCCAGACAACACCATGATCAATGCCGAGATTTTTGCAGTGCTCGCATCGGGTGGTCACTATGTTAATGTGCATACACCAGCAAATGCGAGTGGTGAGCTACGTGGCCAGATCCTCACTGACAACTACACTTTGGTAGCGTTTCCATTGAGTGGCGAGCAAGAAGTCCCAGTCGTTACAACCACAGCCACAGGTAGTGGATATGCTTTGGTAAATCGAAACGGCTTCGACCTTGAATTACAAGTCCTCACCTCAGGTGTTGCCGATGCAACGGCTGCGCATATACATACTGGTATTGCTGGTGAAAACGGCCCTGTTTTACTAACGTTAATGCAAGATAGTAGTGATGCCAATCGCTGGATGGCTCCGGCCAATGCAGCATTGACAGCGGAAATATTTGCGATTCTGGCTGGCGGTGGTCACTACGTGAATGTGCATACACCAGCAAATCCAAGTGGTGAGTTAAGAGGCCAAATAGTTAATTAA